The following are from one region of the Actinomycetota bacterium genome:
- a CDS encoding ABC transporter permease translates to MIRIATPLALAAIGGTICERSGIVNIALEGLILIGAFISVVVSYFTGSAWLGVLGAVIISALFALLLAYFSINLRANQVIVGTAINIFALGVTGFLTDFIFKEAGATPGVAGLNPIKIPVLCDIPWIGEIFFQQKPIIYLTFLIIALSQFILFKTKIGLRIRAVGEHPRAADTVGINVSKIRYLAVIISGALGGLAGAQLALEEIRRFVEYMSGGRGFIALAANVFGKWTPIGSWLGSLLFGFAQALQLRIGVFKIPPEFTNMIPYILTIIVLAGAMGRATAPVSLGKPYIKD, encoded by the coding sequence ATGATAAGAATTGCAACACCGTTAGCTCTTGCAGCTATTGGGGGAACAATATGTGAACGTTCAGGTATAGTTAATATTGCACTTGAAGGTTTAATTCTCATTGGTGCATTCATTAGTGTAGTGGTTTCATATTTCACTGGAAGTGCCTGGTTAGGTGTATTAGGAGCAGTAATTATTAGTGCATTATTTGCCTTACTTCTTGCTTATTTTAGTATAAATCTAAGAGCAAATCAGGTGATTGTAGGAACTGCAATAAATATATTTGCTTTAGGGGTTACTGGTTTCTTAACAGATTTTATTTTTAAAGAAGCCGGTGCTACTCCCGGGGTCGCAGGCCTTAATCCAATAAAAATCCCAGTTCTATGTGACATACCCTGGATTGGAGAGATCTTTTTCCAACAAAAACCGATTATCTATTTAACCTTCTTAATTATTGCTCTTAGTCAATTTATTTTATTTAAAACAAAAATTGGACTTAGAATCAGAGCAGTTGGTGAACATCCGAGAGCAGCAGATACTGTTGGTATAAATGTTTCTAAAATAAGATATTTAGCAGTTATAATAAGTGGTGCATTAGGTGGGTTAGCAGGAGCTCAACTTGCATTAGAGGAGATTAGGAGATTTGTAGAATATATGAGTGGTGGAAGAGGATTTATTGCTCTTGCTGCTAATGTTTTTGGAAAGTGGACACCAATTGGAAGTTGGTTAGGTTCTTTACTTTTTGGCTTTGCTCAAGCTTTACAGCTTAGAATAGGGGTATTTAAGATTCCCCCAGAATTCACGAACATGATTCCTTATATATTAACTATTATTGTTTTAGCAGGAGCGATGGGAAGAGCAACCGCCCCAGTTTCATTAGGAAAACCGTATATTAAAGATTAA